The Petrotoga mobilis SJ95 genomic sequence ACTTGATCCTCCCAATAGAATAGCAGCCAGTAAACCAATACCTAACAATGATGCTACAAATAATAAATCCTTCATTTTACCACTCCTCCTTTCCACAAAAATAGTCCTGCCTGAGATATTCCAAAACATACTTTAACCTAACCGTTACCTTATGAATCCCTTTTAAAATCAAAATCTTAATTTCACTATGACACATAGATATCGAACTATAAAGTCAGATATCTACCACCTTCTACCTTCACTGGATTACCATCCACTCCTATCCATACTGTTAAAGAAGAAGGATTATAAACTATTTTTTTATTTACACTAAACTTTAAATTCCTTAAAGCTTTCAAATAATCCACAATCTCTACATTTGTCGCATACCAAATTGTTTCATCGTTCGATATTTTTTTGCAAAACTCTTCAATCATATCCCAATTATTATTTCTCTCAAATTCAAAACTGTGTCCCCATACATACAACAAAGGCATAGTTTCGTTAGATTCTAATTTCTTGAATTCTTCATATTTTTTTAACAAGTTATCATCATGATGACAAGTAGGATTCCACCTCAAAAAATGTGTAGGTAAAGAAAAGTTACCATGGGAACTAACTGTTCTTGAATATTCAATTCCCAAATATGGAAGTAATTCTAAAAGTTCTTCATCGTAATCCCCATAAGGATATGACATTCCCCTTATTGGATAGTTTACTAAAGACTCTAATCTTTCCCTATCCTCCATAATTTCCTCAATTATTGATTCCTTTGGTACTCTTGTGAGATAAGGGTGATTTAATGTATGTATAGCAACTTCATGCCCCTCAAAGAGATCCCTTATTTCGGAAGAGTTTAAAAATGGTTCTGAATCTAATTTTCCTGAATTTAAATGGAAGGTACCTTTGATTCCGTACTTATTGAAGATCCTTATCAATCTTCTGTCATAAATTTGTCCATCATCATAACTCATGGTTAAAGCCTTTATTTTACCTTGTGGATAAAAGCCGAAAGATATTTTCATTGTATACTGGCTCCTTCTCAACAATTCTGAAAAATAGAACATTTAGTATCGATTTTTCATTACCAAATTTTGATATAATTCTTACCCTTTTTTAAATTAGAGATTGGACCTAAGGAACTCTTTTCTGGTTTTTGTTTATCTAAAAAGTCTGTGTCTAAAACTAAATTTCCACCATCAGGACGTTCAAAATCAGCATCAACAATCCTAACTCTTTCTAAAGAATTTGTTGAACATACTTTGCCTGCAATATCTTCAAAAGTATCGGGAAGTTCACAAAACATATAAACTTCTTCACCTTTCTCGATAACACTAAATTTCGAATCAAAACTTTTATCAACTAACTTCTCTTTTTCTCTTTCAAATGGTTCCGCTCCATTGAAGTAGGCATTGTTATTAATATACACCGGTTGTTCTATTAACTCAAGAGTTTTAATATCCCAACCTTTTTCATCTACCTTCTTCATGTACTCTTCTAATGATGTTGTATGATTCATATAATGTGATGTCCCAACACCTTCTATACCATCTTTTCCAATGAAGATATTGTTGTAGAAACGATCGTCACCACCGTAAACACAGGCATACCCTGCAACCGTTGTACTATGTGGTCTATGGTATGGAGTATAACGGTTTAATACTTTCCTTTTCTCCATCTTACCAGCAATTAAATTGTTAATGTAGGCACCACCCTGAGACATGTTATCTATTGCATATTCAGAAGCTAAGATGTTGTGATCGATAACATACGGACCATGACTTACTTCCACAAATAAATCACGGTTATTTTTGTAAAATAAGTTTTTACTTACCCTCGTTCCTTGGGCTTGCCAGTCCAGCCATAATCCCAAAGAACAATCATGTATACGATTATGGTAAATCTGAACATCTATGGCTGCATGTAATTTGATACCTGCAATCTCATGTCCCCAAAATTCTCTTTTTATAGCAATTCTATAAATGTGGTTATTGTAGATTTCACTAAAAACACATCCTAAATGACCTACAATAGCATTTTGACCACAATCATAAATTGTATTGTTCCGAATAATATGTGACCCAATACTTTCTTTACTCCATCCGATATGTTCAGCACTAAAAACAGATTCTAATTGATATTGATGCCCAGTTTTGTCTTTACGAGTTGAATGATATAGATGGCCGGTCGAACCTTCCTTACCTATACTTATTGCACTACATTTTGAATCATGAATAATATTGTTTTCAATTATCCAACCTTTGCTCCAATTTGCTCCAATTAATCCAGGTTGATCTGCTGTTGGTGGGACCCATGGTGTCGCAGCATGAGCCATTTCAAAACCTTTCACCGTTATATAATCTCTCCCAATTTGATCTGGATAAAAACAGGATCTGCGTACATTGATCTCTACTAATTCTTCATTTGGGTTCGCACCATGGAAGTTTGCGTATATAGTTGTTTTTTGATCATCTACTTCCGCATACCAAACATACTTTGTTTGCTCTGGATTTAAAACCGGAACCTTTTTTTGTGTCCAATGGTCTACCGTCTCTGTTCTAATCTTAGGATCTTTCAAATCTTCAAAGCTGTTAGCTTCGTAAAATGACATACCGTTTAGATAAACGTCTCCTAAATGTCTCTTCTGATCAGTCGTAACAAGCCAATCACCAAATATCTCTTCTTTGTATGGATTAAACTCACCAAAAAATGAGTTTGGTAATTCACATTTCCAAATATTTCCTTCAACCTTTTGCCAATCTTGGATCCTTTCAGATCCTTTAATAATTACCTTTTCTCCTTCAGCTGCTTGATATGTAATTCTTCTTTTGTTGCTTAATCCTTTGTTTTTAGGTTTTACCCATTCACGATATACCCCTTCGTGAACTATAACTTTATCTCCAGCCATAGCAACAGAAGCAGCTTTATTTATCGTTAAAAAAGGATCTTGTTTAGTTCCTAAAGCTCGATCAAAGCCAGTCTTTGCCACATGATATTCCATGTTTTTTAAATCCCCCTTTTTATTTGTACGACACTTGTTTTATTTTTCTTCCTTATTCTCATACAACCAACAACGGACCATACGGTTTTCTGTTTGTATTTCTGGTGGCATATTATCTTTACACTTTTCCATAACAAACGGGCATCTACCTGCAAACTTACATCCTTTTCTCATGTACTCTTCTGTTTCCAATTCTTTTATACTTATCCGTTCTGTCCATTTCTTTTTCGGATCAGGTTCCGGTATCGATTCTTTTAACATCTGTGTGTATGGGTGTTTCGGATTCATCAGTACTTCTTCCACCCCACCCATCTCTATTATGTTCCCTCTGAACATTATCCCTATCCTGTCACTTACGTAGTATGCGGTCGCTAAATCATGCGTTATGTACAACACACTTACATTGTACTTGTCCCTTAAATCTTTGAACAAGTTCACTATCGACATCCTCAACGATGCATCCACCATCGATACCGGTTCGTCTGCTACCAACAACGATGGTGTCGTTATGAGCGATCGCGCTACCGATATCCTTTGTAGTTGTCCTCCTGAAAACTCGTTGGGGTACCTTCCTTTTACTTCCGTCATACTTAATCCTACCGCCTTTAGTGCTTCTTCTACCCTTTTTCCATTCCCGTTCTTTGTTATCCCGTATTGCTTTGCTGTGTCGTATAGGTATCTGTCTACCTTCCTCAACGGATTGAATGTTTCAAAAGGATTTTGAAATACCGATTGTACTTCTTTCATGAACTCTTTTTTCTCTTCCCATTTTTTTAGGTTTACTATGTCTTTACCTTTGTAGTACACTTCACCTTGTGTTGGTTCAAGAAATCCTAGCAGCATCTTTGAGACCGTTGATTTTCCACATCCACTTTCCCCTGCAAGTGTGAATATTTCATTTTTGTATATGTGAAAGTTCACATCATCTACCGCTAGTAATTTACTTCTTGCAAATCCCCCTCCTACTACGAATACCTTTTGTAGTTTTTTCGTTTCCAACAACTTTTCTTGTGTATTTATTGCCGTTTTATTTTCTTGCATCTTCCACACGCTCCTTTGAGTTCAAAAAACAGGCTGATTTGTGTCCGTCACTTATCTCAACGAGTTGTGGACGTTCCTTTTTACATATTTCCATCGCATATGGACATCGTGGATGGAATGGACATCCTTGCGGTAGGCTCGCTAGTGAGGGGGGTGATCCAGGTGCACTGACTTTGTAACTTTTGTCTCCCATCTTTGGTAGTGAGCCTATTAGAAATTTTGTGTATGGGTGTAGTGGGTTTTCGAATATCTCATCCGTTTCCCCTTCTTCTACAAACATACCTGCGTACATTATCCCCATCCTGTCCGTTATGTTCGCATGTACAGCCATGTCGTGGGTTACCAGTATTATCGTGTTTTTTTGTATTTTTTGTATGTCTTTTAGTAATTGTATTACCGCCCTTTGCGCTACTACATCCAACGCCGTTGTTGGTTCGTCCGCTACTATGATCCTTGGATTGAGTATCGTTGCTAAGGCTATCGTCGTCCTTTGCCTCATTCCTCCAGATAGTTGGTGTGGGTATGATTTTAATACCCTTAGCGGTAATCCCAAGGCGGTTAAATGTTTCTTCAGTGGTTCTTCAAATTCTTTTTCTTCGTCTTTTATCTTTTTGTGTGAGGTCACAAAGTCTTTGAATGATTCTTTTATCCTTATTATCGGATTCAACGCACTCATCGATCCTTGCGGTATGTACGATATGAATTGCCATCTTAATTTCCTGTATTCTTCTTGACTCATTTTGGTTATGTCTATCTCTTTCCCTTCAACTTCGTAGTATATCTTTCCATCTACTATCCTCAGTGGTGGTTCGGCTAAACCACATATCGTTTTTAGAAATGTGCTTTTCCCACATCCACTTTCCCCTGCTATCCCGTATATTTCATCTTCTCGTATACTTATACTTACATCGTTGACCGCTTTTACTTCTTTTTTCTCTTCTTGCATTTCAAATATGTAATACGATTTTAGTTTTTCTGTTTTTAATACTTCCAACCTTTTCACTCCTTCGCCTTACCGATTCTTTGTATCCTTGTCCTTGGGTCTAGGTATTCACTTAGACTTGTCGAGAGTAGGTACAAGGCTACAAACAAGAAGATCGATATTATTACAGGTGTTAGTATCCACCACCAGTATCCCAGTAGCATCGCTTGGTAGTTTACCGCCCAGTGTATCATCGTTCCTATCGTTGGTATTTCTGTGTTGGATAAACCCAATACCGATAACGTTACTTCCATCCCTACCGCCCATATCATGTTGTTTATCAACGTCGAGAATATTACCGGTATTATGAATGGAAAGTATTCTTTTATTACCAGGTTGAACGTCCTTGTCCCTGATAGTATCGATGTGTATGTGAATTCCCTTTCCCTTAGACTTAGTATTTGTGATCGTATTACCCGGGCATCCCACGCCCATCCAAATAGACTTAGTATGAGTCCTAATAGTACCATCGTTAAGTTTTCCCTTATTACCGATGCTATCAGTATCAGGATCGGTAAGAGCGGTATTACCACAAAACTGTCGTTTATCGACATCAATACTTTGTCGGTTTTTCCCCCTTTGTACCCCGATACTAATCCCATTATTATCGCTATCATCCTCGATATTCCTGAGGCTATCAACGCTATCGTTAGTGAGTTCCTTATCGCAAACGTAGATTGCCAGAATAGGTCTTGTCCTTGGGATGTCGTTCCGAATATGTGTGGCCAACTGGGTGGTTTGTCCCTAGGAACCACGTTCCACCTTAGTGGATCGTATGGCGAGAAGAATGAGAGTATTGACATGAAGGCTAAAATACATATTACTATGAACGCAAATCTGAACCTTCCATCTTTCATTAGTTCCTTGAATCCTTCCAACATTATCACCTCATCTGTACCTTACTCTTGGGTCAAAGAGTGGATATATTAGATCTATTATCAGCGTTGCTGACGCTATCCCTATTACCGATAACGAGACTATCCCTATTATTAGGTTGTAGTCGTTTGAGTTTATCGCTCCGTATAGTAACGTTCCTAGCCCTGGATAGGCGAATACTATTTCTGTTATCAATGCCCCTCCAAAGATTTGCCCTAAAGATAGGGCTAAGTTTGTTACTTGCGGTAATAACCCGTTTCTGAATACGTATTTGAAGGCTATCTTTGATTCTTTTAATCCACCGGCTTTCGCATACATCACATAGTCTTCGGCTACTATGTTTGATACTATGAGTTTCATCGTTTGTATGTTGGCTGCTATTCCTAAAACCATCAACGATATCGCAGGTAGAAACGAGTGTAATAACACGTCCGATATGAACGCCCAGTTGAACCCTATTTGTCTTCCAACTGAGTATCCACCCGCCGATGGGAATATCGGTATCAGATAGGCAAATACTATGAGTAGTAGTAATGCAAATATGTAGTAGGGTATGGGCCTTACCACCATCGCTATGTTATCTAATGTTTGTGCCCATGTTTTGTTTTTGAAGTATCCTGCAAGCGCCCCTATTATACTTCCTACTAACCAAGAGATGATTGTAGTTGTTAATAGTAATCCAGCCGTCCAGGGCAGTGAGTCCATTATTAGCTCCATTACAGGTACAGGAAATTGAAAAAGGGATGGACCAAAGTCTCCATGTAGCAGTCTTCCCCAAAAGGCAACGTATTGTTCAAACATCCCTCCTTCTAATCCGTACATCTCTGTGAGCGATTGCCTTAATGCTTCAACTGCCGCTGGGTCTAAGAAGGCACCTTGTGATGTCATTTGACTGATTACTTGTTGTACGGGATCAACCGGCGTTAGCCTGGGTACAATAAATACCACCGTTATCCCTACGAATACTACAACTAGAAATTGTATTATTCTTGGTAGCAAGTATCGCTTGAAAAATAGCAAAGTGTTACACCTCCATAATAAGCCCCCCGAAGGGGGCTCAATGTATTTATATGTAGCCCTTATTTCCTTCCTGTTGGTTCAAGAAAGGGCAGTACGTATTTGAAGTTAGGCCAGTGATGATAGGGAATCATATATGGATTTTCAGCACCAGGATAATTCGTCCAATAATACTCATCCCATCCTACTACTCCAGGATATCCAAAAGTTGGAATTGAAGGCATTTCTTCTACAAGTATTTTTAACCCTTCTATACCTAATTCCATGTTTTCCTCACTATCCCAGTCTACCTTTTCCATTCCTTCTATAACCTTATCCATTCTCGGATCTGTCCATCTGCCTGGTGCAGGTCCCAAATTAGTAATAGCATTTTCTCCTATAGGTTGGTAGTATTTTGAGTGTGTACTTGAAAAAACACGGTACAAATCAGGATGACCACCCCACGGCTCAGATGCAGGCCATTGGGCACTGACTTCAAAGTTACCTGATACAACAATACTTGCATCTTGTTCACTAGGAGTAACTGAAACATCTATACCAAAGTTTCTCCATTGTTGTGCTGCAGCAAGTGCATTCCTATGTGCAGGATGTGAAGGATTTGCATTGGCAATAATATTAATTTTCCAAGGTGTACCGTCTGGTAACAACCATTTGCCATTTTTATCTTTTGTAAATCCATTCCTTTCTAACAGTTGTTCCGCTACATCAGGTGCGTATTTCCACCATCCTGGTCCAAACATCTCTTTCAACGCTTCTATATCGTTTGGTACCTCGTATCCTCTTTCTCTCGCATATTGGGCTGCTCTTAATGTAGCCGTTGGATCGTACGGTTTGAATGGTCTCCCATTAACTTCTATGTCTAATGTGAAATTCTTCAACCAATCTTCTAATGGTTCATAGTACCATTCTTGGTAAACCGGCATAGGAGGAAGGTGAAGTGCGCCCATAGGTGCAGCACCATCAAACGCTATCCCTATGTAATCTACTATATCTATTGCGAGAGTTAATGCCCACCTTACATCTTTTATGTTGTATGGATATACATCAGTATTGAATATAACACCTGTCATACATGGATCCGTGTTAACTACCCACGGGTATTCTATTCTGTATCCCCTTGAGTATTGATTCCTTTGAATGAGTGCTCTGAATGCTTCCATTGTTAAATCTGCCATGTCTAAGTTATGGTTGGCTTGTGCAATTACTTGATTTGTAGCTTCTCCATAGTAATAGAAAAGTACGTATTTTGGTTTTGGCTCACCAAACAACATTCCAGTTGGTGTTCTATCCCAATCTTCCCTTTTTTCCCAAAGTGTCCAATAACCAGCACGATCATAATCTTTTAGAACGTATGGACCACTGCTTATCGGAGGGTTGTAATTAAAGGATAGCGGGTCTTCTACTTTTTCAAAAATATGTTTTGGGAAAGGTCTCCATGCTCCCCATCTGTCTACAAAATTAGCGTGGAATCGTGCATTAGGTTCCTTTAGTTCAAATACCACAGTGTAATCATCTGTTTTGTATACTTTATCAACGTGAAGCCTAAACTGATCATGATAAGCCATTCCTTGATATTTCATGGCTGTTGTGATGGCGTACACAATATCATCGGCAGTAATTTCAACACCATCACTCCAATAACATCCTTCCCTTAACTTAACCGTCATCTTTGTGAAGTCTTCGTTGTAAATCGGACCTTCCGCTGCAAGAGAATTAATAACTTCTCCCCTGGTAGGTTCCATCATCCACAATGGTTCCAGCATCAATTGTTGAATCCCTTGATCAGGAGTTCTCCAGCTACTGGTAAATATGTTGAAGATACCAGGTGAGTTTACTCTTCCGGTTAAAACGTTAGCAATGAGTGTTTCTTCCCTTGGAATCCCAGCTACTTGTGAAAATCCTGCAACAACAAGTAACACGGAAACAAAAATCACCAATAAGCTCTTTTTCATTCTTTCACACCTCCTAATGAATTTTTTACACTTACTTTGGATTTTCTTCCCAAAGTAATAAAAATTAAAGTCCATTAACAATCTTTTCCCCATTATTAAACTTCAAACATAAAAATCATAGAGTTCTCCATTAGGAATACTAAGCAAAAAAAATCAATGGTAAGTTTATCCAATCAATTAATATTCGAATCAACGACAACTCATTTTCATTCTTTCTAATTTATTTTTTAAAAAATCAAAAAAATCTTTGTCTTTGAATTGGAAATTAAAATAATTTTATTAAATCTTACAATTAAACAGTTTTTTAATCTAACCAACATTTTTTATTGCAATGTAGCAAATTGGATTTATATAATTTCAAAGAAAATAATCATCTAAACAAGTTCAAATTTTGTTCAGAATAATTATATGTGAGTTAACTTTTTTTGTCAATCATTAATTTATCCAATCAACTAATATTAGGAGCAATTACGGACAATTATTTGCGATTAGGAAGCTTTTTCTTAGTTTTTCTTAATTTTTGTAAAAAATTGTTTTCTAAGATTTCGTTAGATTTTCTCGTTTAATCGACTTAGATTGTTTTTAATCACCATTAATTAGCTCTATTTGAAAGTGAGAAATTTTTTTCACAGTGTTATAATTTTGTTAGAAGATGGGAAATTTTTGTTTGATCGAAAGTGAGGTCTTATATTTGAAAAAGGTCTATATAGACGGTGAACATCTGAGTTTGGAAGATGTGATTAATGTAGCTAAACATTATTACGAAGTGGCTATCGATAAATCTGTCCTTGAGAACATTGAGAACTCCAGAAAAATTGTAGAAAAGTTTGCAGAAGAGGAAAAAGTCATATATGGTATAACTACTGGCTTTGGAGAACTCTGTAATGTTTTCATTTCGAACGATAAAACAGAGAAATTACAAAAGAATCTGATCAGAAGCCATGCATGCGGAATTGGGGATCCTTTGGATATAGAAACTGTTAGAGCGATTATGTTGCTTCGTGCGAATTCTTTGGTCAAAGGTTTTTCTGGAATAAGGTTATCCACCATACAATCTCTGATTGATATGATCAACAAGAAGGTTCACCCAATAATACCAGAAAAAGGATCTTTAGGAGCCAGTGGTGATCTTGCTCCTTTAGCCCATATGGTTTTACCGATGATAGGAGAAGGAGAAGCTTATTACGAGGGCAAACGGTTAAATGGAAAAGAAGCGATGAAGTTGGCGGGAATAGATACGATAAATCTTGTTGCCAAGGAAGGTCTCGCTTTGATAAATGGAACACAAGTTATGACGGCTATAGGTGCATTATCGATATACGATAGCATAGAACTTTTAAAAACAGCAGACATAATTTCATCGTTGAGTTTTGAGGCGCTGAACGGTGTCATCGAGGCTTTTGATGACAGGGTACACAATCTAAGACCTCATAAAGGGCAAATTGGGTCCGCTAATAATTTAAGGAAAATACTTGAAGGTAGTAAAATGGTGTCTCATCAAGGGGTATTACGTGTTCAAGATGCTTATTCCTTGAGATGTATCCCGCAGGTTCACGGTGCTTCACGTGATGCGGTAAATTATGTAGAAGATATCATCGTGAAAGAGATGAATGCAGCAACCGATAATCCTTTGATATTTTCAAAAGAAGAAGAAGCAATATCCGCGGGGAATTTTCACGGCCAACCAATTGCATTGGGCATGGACTTTTTGGCGATTGCTTTGTCTGAAATTGCAAATATATCAGAAAGACGAATAGAAAGGCTTGTTAATCCTAAATTGAGTGGATTACCTCCTTTTCTGATAGAAGAAAGTGGATTGAATTCTGGGTTTATGCTGGTTCAATATTCAGCCGCTTCGTTGGTTTCAGAAAACAAAGTCTTAGCCCATCCTGCAAGTGTTGACTCAATTCCTTCTTCTGCAAACCAGGAAGATCACGTTTCTATGGGTACAATCGCAGCGAGAAAGGCAAAGAATATTCTAAACAACGTCCAAAAAGTATTAGCTATGGAAATGCTGTGTGCTTGCCAAGCGATAGACTTACGAGGAAATAAAGGTTTAGGAAAAGGTTCAAAGATAGTATATGATATAGTTAGAGATAAGGTACCGAAGATAACCGAAGACAGAGCGATGTACGAAATGATAGATAAGAGTGAAGAAATCTTAAAATCTGGCATAATCGTTAAAGAAGTGGAAAAAGAAACTGGTAAATTATTTTAAAGAAAGGAGAAATTATCATGGTGAACAATATTGATATTTCAAATGCAATGTCCATTAAGTTGGATGATGAACTCCCTCCTATGCCCAAATTCATCGAAGGCATAAGAAGGGCACCTAAAAGACCTTTAAACTTATCAAAAAGAGAAGTAGAACTAGCCCTTGCAAACGCCTTAAGGTACGTGCCGGAAAATTTGCATGAAAAATTGGCTCCAGAATTTCTGCAAGAGTTGCTTACTCGAGGTAGAATTTATGGATACAGGTATAGGCCTGAGGGCAACATTAAGGCAAAACCTATAGATATGTACAAGGGTAAATGTACTGAAGGAAAGGCATTTCAGGTCATGATCGACAACAACTTGGATTTCGATGTTGCTTTGTATCCTTATGAACTGGTAACCTACGGTGAAACCGGTCAAGTATGTCAAAATTGGATGCAGTACAGATTGATTAAAAAGTACCTAGAAGAACTAACAAGGGAACAAACTTTAGTTGTGGCTTCAGGACATCCCCTTGGCTTGTTCAGATCAACACCAAATAGTCCACGAGTGATAATAACAAACGCTTTGATGGTTGGGATGTTTGATGACCAAGAACATTGGATCAAGGCACAAGCTATGGGTGTTGCCAACTACGGGCAAATGACTGCGGGAGGTTGGATGTATATAGGACCTCAAGGTATCGTTCATGGCACTTACAATACCTTGTTGAACGCTGGAAGGTTGAAATTAGGGATACCACAAGATAGTGATCTAAGAGGACGTTTATTTGTTAGTTCAGGTTTAGGTGGAATGAGCGGTGCTCAAGCTAAAGCGATAGAAATCGCAAGAGGCGTTGGAATAATTGCAGAAGTGGATTATTCGAGAATACAAACAAGACTAAACCAAGGTTGGTTAAAAACCTACAGCAAAGATTTGGACGAAGTTTTTGAAATAGCCTTCGATCATCTGAATAGAAAAGAACCCATTTCCATCGGTTATTATGGTAATATTGTAGATCTATTGGAATACATTGTAAAGAAAGGTATAAAGGTAGATTTGCTATCAGATCAGACGTCTTGTCACGCTGCCTACGAGGGAGGGTACTGCCCGCAAGGCTTGACTCATGAAGAGAAGAATCACCTCTTAGAAACAAATAAAGAGAGATTTGTTGAATTAGTCAACAATTCATTGAGAAGACATTTCGAGCTTATAAAAACAATGGTTGAAAGGGGAACCTACTTTTTTGACTATGGGAATAGTTTCATGAAGGCGATTTTTGATGCAGGAGTGAAAGAAATAGCAAAAAATGGGTTGGATGAAAGCGAAGGGTTCATATTTCCCTCGTATGTGGAAGATATAATGGGGCCATTAATATTCGACTATGGTTATGGACCTTTCAGGTGGGTATGTTTAAGTGGAAAACGGGAAGATCTATTGAAAACGGATAAAGCAGCGATGGAATGCATAGATCCCAACAGAAGGGGTCAGGATAGAGATAACTACATATGGATTAGAGATGCAGATAAAAACAATCTTGTTGTTGGTACTCAAGCACGAATTCTTTATCAGGATGCTATGGGCAGGATGAAGATAGCCCTTAAATTCAACGAAATGGTTAGAAAAGGGGAAGTTGGCCCCATTATGCTTGGAAGGGATCATCACGATGCAGGCGGAGCTGACTCTCCTTTTAGAGAAACAGCGAATATAAAAGATGGGAGTAATATAATGGCGGATATGGCAACCCATGATTTCGCTGGAAATATAGCAAGGGGAATGAGTTTGGTAACACTGCACAACGGAGGTGGAGTTGGTATCGGTAAGGCCATTAACGGTGGCTTTGGCTTGGTTCTGGATGGAAGTGAAAGGGTGGATGAAATAATAAAGAACGCAATTCCATGGGATGTTATGGTTGGTGTCGCCAGGCGATCATGGGCTAGGAATGAAGCTTCTATAGAAACATCCATAGAGTACAACAAAGAAAACAAAAATACAGACCACATAACTTTACCGTACATTGCTGATGAAAATATGGTAAAAGATTTAGTTGATAAATATTATCAGGGTTAGGAGGTAGATACTTTGAACAAAATTGTAGAATGTGTTCCAAATTTCAGTGAAGGAAGAGATAAAGAAAAATTAGAGCGTATTGTAGATGAAATAAGAAAACAAGAAGGAATAAAATTGCTGGATTACTCTATGGACAGAGACCACAACAGAAGCGTAGTTACTTTTGTGGGGGAACCAGATCAAGTAATAGAAGCAGCTTTTAACGCTTGTAAAAAAGCGGCTGAATTGATAGATTTGAGAACCCACAAAGGTGAACATCCAAGAATGGGGGCTACAGACGTCATACCGTTCATTCCAATTAAAAACATATCGATGCAAGAGTGTGTAGAGTACTCTAAAAAATTGGCAAAAAGAATAGGAGAAGAGTTGAATATCCCCGTAATATTGTATGAAAAATCAGCCAGCCGACCTGAAAGAGAGGATTTAGCTGTTATAAGAAAAGGCGAGTTCGAAGGAATGTTTGAGAAGTTAAAACAAGAAGCGTTCAAACCAGATTTTGGCCCAGATAAACCGCATGAAAGTGCAGGAGTTACCGCCGTGGGGGCAAGGATGCCTTTGATAGCTTTCAACGTGAACCTAAATACCAACAACATAGACATTGCAAAAAAGATAGCCCAAGCTGTGAGAGGTAAAAGTGGAGGATTTAAATATTGTAAAGCGTTGGGTTTTGAATTGAAAGAAAGAAATATAGTCCAAGTTTCCATGAATATGGTTGATTACACAAAAACACCTTTGTACAGGGTATTTCAGGTGATAGAAAATGAAGCGAACAG encodes the following:
- a CDS encoding urocanate hydratase, which translates into the protein MVNNIDISNAMSIKLDDELPPMPKFIEGIRRAPKRPLNLSKREVELALANALRYVPENLHEKLAPEFLQELLTRGRIYGYRYRPEGNIKAKPIDMYKGKCTEGKAFQVMIDNNLDFDVALYPYELVTYGETGQVCQNWMQYRLIKKYLEELTREQTLVVASGHPLGLFRSTPNSPRVIITNALMVGMFDDQEHWIKAQAMGVANYGQMTAGGWMYIGPQGIVHGTYNTLLNAGRLKLGIPQDSDLRGRLFVSSGLGGMSGAQAKAIEIARGVGIIAEVDYSRIQTRLNQGWLKTYSKDLDEVFEIAFDHLNRKEPISIGYYGNIVDLLEYIVKKGIKVDLLSDQTSCHAAYEGGYCPQGLTHEEKNHLLETNKERFVELVNNSLRRHFELIKTMVERGTYFFDYGNSFMKAIFDAGVKEIAKNGLDESEGFIFPSYVEDIMGPLIFDYGYGPFRWVCLSGKREDLLKTDKAAMECIDPNRRGQDRDNYIWIRDADKNNLVVGTQARILYQDAMGRMKIALKFNEMVRKGEVGPIMLGRDHHDAGGADSPFRETANIKDGSNIMADMATHDFAGNIARGMSLVTLHNGGGVGIGKAINGGFGLVLDGSERVDEIIKNAIPWDVMVGVARRSWARNEASIETSIEYNKENKNTDHITLPYIADENMVKDLVDKYYQG
- the ftcD gene encoding glutamate formimidoyltransferase — encoded protein: MNKIVECVPNFSEGRDKEKLERIVDEIRKQEGIKLLDYSMDRDHNRSVVTFVGEPDQVIEAAFNACKKAAELIDLRTHKGEHPRMGATDVIPFIPIKNISMQECVEYSKKLAKRIGEELNIPVILYEKSASRPEREDLAVIRKGEFEGMFEKLKQEAFKPDFGPDKPHESAGVTAVGARMPLIAFNVNLNTNNIDIAKKIAQAVRGKSGGFKYCKALGFELKERNIVQVSMNMVDYTKTPLYRVFQVIENEANRYGVNVVGSEIVGLVPLNALVDTADYFLKLEDFSYDKVLENRIYGD